One window of Burkholderia thailandensis E264 genomic DNA carries:
- a CDS encoding response regulator transcription factor, protein MSRVLTIEDDEITANEIVGELKSRGFTVDWVANGRDGMARAISDDYDVITLDRMLPGVDGLTILTTMRSIGVRTPVLMLSALGDVDERVRGLRAGGDDYLTKPFDTEEMTARLEVLLRRSQASPAPFETTLAVGPLTLDLISRKVYRDGAEIALLPTEYRVLEFMMRHAGQTITRMMLFEAVWGYHFDPGTNLIDVHMGRLRKKIDPPDATPMIRTVRGAGYILS, encoded by the coding sequence ATGTCGCGAGTGCTCACAATCGAAGATGACGAAATCACGGCGAATGAAATCGTCGGCGAATTGAAAAGCCGCGGCTTTACCGTCGATTGGGTCGCGAACGGCCGCGACGGCATGGCGCGCGCGATCAGCGACGATTACGACGTGATCACGCTCGACCGCATGCTGCCCGGCGTCGACGGCCTCACGATCCTGACCACGATGCGCAGCATCGGCGTGCGCACGCCGGTGCTGATGCTGAGCGCGCTCGGCGACGTCGACGAGCGCGTGCGCGGCCTGCGCGCGGGCGGCGACGACTACCTGACGAAACCGTTCGATACCGAGGAAATGACGGCGAGGCTCGAGGTGCTGCTGCGGCGCAGCCAAGCGTCGCCCGCGCCGTTCGAGACGACGCTCGCCGTTGGTCCGCTGACGCTCGATCTGATCTCGCGGAAGGTCTATCGCGACGGCGCGGAGATCGCGCTGCTGCCGACCGAGTACCGCGTGCTCGAGTTCATGATGCGTCATGCCGGGCAGACGATCACGCGGATGATGCTGTTCGAGGCCGTATGGGGCTACCACTTCGACCCCGGCACCAACCTGATCGACGTGCACATGGGCCGCCTGCGCAAGAAGATCGATCCGCCGGATGCGACGCCGATGATCCGGACCGTGCGCGGCGCGGGCTACATCCTTTCGTAA
- the argG gene encoding argininosuccinate synthase: protein MTTILENLPAGQKVGIAFSGGLDTSAALHWMRIKGAVPYAYTANLGQPDEDDYDAIPKRAIQYGAEGARLIDCRAQLVAEGIAALQCGAFHISTAGVTYFNTTPIGRAVTGTMLVAAMKEDGVNIWGDGSTYKGNDIERFYRYGLLVNPDLKIYKPWLDQQFIDELGGRAEMSEFMRQAGFEYKMSAEKAYSTDSNLLGATHEAKDLESLESGIKIVNPIMGVAFWRDDVKIDKEAVTVRFEEGRPVALNGVEYKDAVELLLEANRIGGRHGLGMSDQIENRIIEAKSRGIYEAPGLALLYIAYERLVTGIHNEDTIEQYRENGRRLGRLLYQGRWFDPQAIMLRETAQRWVARAVTGEVTVELRRGNDYSILATRSPNLTYQPERLSMEKVQSTFSPRDRIGQLTMRNLDITDTRDKLRIYSEVGLLTPGESSALPKLKEDESGN, encoded by the coding sequence ATGACCACGATTCTTGAAAATCTCCCGGCCGGCCAGAAAGTCGGCATCGCGTTCTCCGGCGGGCTCGACACGAGCGCCGCGCTGCACTGGATGCGCATCAAGGGGGCCGTTCCTTACGCGTACACGGCCAATCTCGGCCAGCCCGACGAAGACGACTACGATGCGATCCCGAAGCGCGCGATCCAGTACGGCGCCGAGGGCGCACGCCTGATTGACTGCCGCGCGCAGCTCGTGGCCGAAGGGATCGCGGCGCTCCAGTGCGGCGCGTTCCACATCTCGACGGCCGGCGTCACGTATTTCAATACGACCCCGATTGGCCGCGCCGTGACGGGCACGATGCTCGTCGCCGCGATGAAGGAGGACGGCGTCAACATCTGGGGCGACGGCAGCACGTACAAGGGCAACGACATCGAGCGCTTCTACCGCTACGGCCTGCTCGTCAATCCGGATCTGAAGATCTACAAGCCGTGGCTCGATCAGCAGTTCATCGACGAGCTGGGCGGCCGCGCGGAAATGTCCGAATTCATGCGCCAGGCCGGCTTCGAGTACAAGATGTCGGCGGAGAAGGCGTATTCGACCGATTCGAACCTGCTGGGCGCGACGCACGAGGCGAAGGATCTCGAGAGCCTCGAGAGCGGCATCAAGATCGTCAATCCGATCATGGGCGTCGCGTTCTGGCGCGACGACGTGAAGATCGACAAGGAAGCGGTGACGGTCCGCTTCGAAGAGGGCCGCCCCGTCGCGCTGAACGGCGTCGAGTACAAGGATGCGGTCGAGCTGCTGCTCGAGGCGAACCGGATCGGCGGCCGCCACGGCCTCGGGATGAGCGACCAGATCGAGAACCGGATCATCGAGGCGAAGAGCCGCGGCATCTATGAAGCCCCGGGGCTTGCACTGCTGTACATCGCGTACGAGCGCCTCGTCACCGGCATCCACAACGAAGACACGATCGAGCAGTACCGCGAGAACGGCCGCCGCCTCGGCCGCCTGCTGTACCAGGGCCGCTGGTTCGATCCGCAGGCGATCATGCTGCGCGAGACCGCGCAGCGCTGGGTCGCGCGCGCGGTCACGGGCGAGGTGACGGTCGAGCTGCGCCGCGGCAACGACTATTCGATTCTCGCCACGCGCTCGCCGAACCTGACGTACCAGCCGGAGCGCCTGTCGATGGAGAAGGTGCAGTCGACGTTCTCGCCGCGCGACCGGATCGGCCAGTTGACGATGCGCAACCTCGACATCACCGACACCCGCGACAAGCTGCGCATCTACTCGGAAGTCGGCCTGCTCACGCCGGGCGAATCGTCGGCGCTGCCGAAGCTGAAGGAAGACGAGAGCGGCAACTGA